In a single window of the Necator americanus strain Aroian chromosome X, whole genome shotgun sequence genome:
- a CDS encoding hypothetical protein (NECATOR_CHRX.G21597.T1), translated as MQVCFFLTACKSELLESTNFWKSFSAKSDSQLAKGLTNEAESSSPTRSTSVVSPLKCGAGHCREGAPGLFSSLTPSEDVGASGAFRPVLCGTSL; from the coding sequence ATGcaagtttgcttttttctcactgCATGCAAATCCGAGCTTTTGGAGTCTACGAACTTCTGGAAGTCGTTTTCGGCAAAAAGTGATAGTCAGTTAGCGAAGGGTCTGACGAATGAGGCTGAGTCTTCTAGTCCAACTCGTTCAACTTCAGTAGTGTCACCTTTGAAATGTGGGGCCGGGCATTGCCGTGAAGGAGCACCAGGCCTATTCTCTTCACTAACGCCAAGCGAAGATGTTGGAGCTTCCGGTGCATTTCGTCCAGTTCTATGCGGTACTTCTCTGTAG